A single window of Mangifera indica cultivar Alphonso chromosome 18, CATAS_Mindica_2.1, whole genome shotgun sequence DNA harbors:
- the LOC123201438 gene encoding chaperone protein dnaJ 72 produces the protein MDHYRVLGLSREATRDEIKEAFRKLAVKYHPDKHSQSPKTVREDATLRFKQVSEAYEVLGDDLKRSHYDFQYKNYNSNKYGRSYSNYGYGYGYDNTRSASASAAPYGDGVVSKFEIAIRYMTTRAFLLNCAFAGALVGGIYVIDKCREEIWRMHNSGKSFEEAMESIEKAKAHKDKI, from the exons ATGGATCACTACAGGGTATTGGGTTTAAGCAGAGAGGCAACAAGAGATGAAATAAAGGAAGCCTTTAGAAAACTAGCTGTAAAATATCATCCAGACAAGCATTCTCAATCCCCAAAGACTGTGAGAGAAGATGCAACTCTCAGATTCAAACAGGTTTCTGAGGCGTACGAGGTTCTCGGTGACGATCTGAAACGAAGCCATTAcgattttcaatataaaaattataatagtaataaatatgGTCGCTCTTACAGTAATTATGGGTATGGGTATGGGTATGACAACACGCGCTCAGCCTCTGCCTCTGCTGCTCCCTACGGTGATGGTGTTGTTTCCAAGTTTGAGATTGCGATTCGGTATATGACTACTCGCGCCTTTCTTCTCAATTGCGCCTTCGCCGG TGCTTTAGTTGGTGGAATATATGTAATTGATAAGTGCAGAGAGGAAATTTGGAGAATGCATAACTCTGGA AAATCATTTGAAGAGGCCATGGAGTCAATTGAAAAAGCTAAAGCTCATAAAGATAAGATTTGA
- the LOC123202052 gene encoding serine/threonine-protein kinase KIPK2-like → MDSFPGTCEIVEAGEELNSIQHSGRTSQPNSRSTVVHNDRKLTVIKFAYKESIEYDINKLFEAISLRTSTKGSGFSPDVGTSASPLRKNALKKPISLPQSPRIGTSEPVSLKQALRELCITKASEIAATKRLSKSTSSPGVSEAVRIKSLYNAKVVEAASGSGHYLDEGKGSMLEISLVPEDSPSTSSQIIPQATQLPKIKTSNQCAHPRLTIPTMQNAAGSTRSAHSSPCVAVSTGQIATMAKQSAHSSTRPAVLTVQDATGTDHGAQSSPRSAIRMTNSGIGTNQSAHSPRLAIPTKNSPKTTLMQDEIIFASKKFGTQATKTEIAQKERYTPEASPSSSTLDIPESVKKVTGPTKSANRGSAVKSGRKGRLRVVPSSGSVNGSRVSKLTRSTTRTAKPILRNKSYIKKKTKQDSTSVASSSNTYNEVKRDLDPSMTQLVCQRCQCALKNASDQANQDSSVSYGAGNTAEVRSTNEDTFTCEVDFTVDNCKGSNAVVVKATKITKSREKGECSQSSKSSLGEYSSSTSNSDDSNLSSSSCGSRPHMSKDVRWEAIRHVRVQNGALGLRHFSLLQKLGCGDIGTVYLAELIGTNCLFALKVMDNDFLARRKKMPRVQTEREILRMLDHPFLPTLYAQFTSDSLSCLVMEYCPGGDLHVLRQKQLGRNFPEPAARFYVAEVLLALEYLHMLGVIYRDLKPENILVREDGHIMLTDFDLSLRCSVNPTLLKSSSSNKDPARVSGPCSESNCIQPFCIEPTCQVPCFSPRFLPATAKTRKSKNDPAAQMRSLLQLVAEPTDARSNSFVGTHEYLAPEIIKGEGHGAAVDWWTYGILLYELLYGKTPFKGSGNEETIANVVLESLKFPDSPLVSFQARDLIRGLLVKEPENRLGSQKGAAEIKQHPFFEGLNWALIRCAIPPELPEFYDFGVPRLVSEKTKYLECNATRGHPEFELF, encoded by the exons ATGGATTCATTTCCAGGTACTTGTGAGATTGTGGAAGCAGGGGAAGAGCTGAATTCTATTCAGCATTCTGGAAGAACTTCCCAGCCAAATTCTAGATCAACTGTGGTTCACAATGATCGAAAGCTTACTGTGATAAAATTCGCTTACAAGGAATCTATAgaatatgatattaataagCTTTTTGAGGCTATCAGTCTAAGAACTTCAACCAAGGGTTCAGGATTTTCACCTGATGTTGGCACAAGTGCGAGCCCATTAAGGAAAAATGCCTTGAAAAAGCCAATTAGCTTACCCCAATCACCGCGAATTGGAACTTCAGAGCCAGTCTCCCTAAAGCAGGCATTAAGGGAACTTTGCATCACTAAGGCGTCCGAAATAGCTGCTACAAAACGACTGTCAAAATCAACTAGTTCTCCAGGGGTATCAGAAGCTGTTAGGATAAAGAGTTTGTACAATGCAAAGGTAGTGGAAGCTGCCAGTGGATCTGGCCATTATCTAGATGAAGGTAAGGGGAGTATGCTTGAAATATCTCTGGTGCCAGAAGATAGCCCATCAACTTCTTCCCAGATTATACCCCAGGCAACTCAATTGCCGAAGATAAAAACTTCAAACCAATGTGCTCATCCTAGGTTAACTATTCCAACCATGCAAAATGCTGCTGGTAGCACCAGAAGTGCTCATTCTTCTCCTTGTGTGGCTGTTTCAACTGGACAAATTGCTACCATGGCCAAACAAAGTGCTCATTCTTCAACTCGGCCTGCTGTTTTGACAGTGCAGGATGCTACAGGGACCGACCATGGTGCCCAGTCTTCACCTAGGTCTGCTATTCGTATGACCAACAGTGGTATTGGGACCAACCAAAGTGCACATTCGCCTCGACTTGCTATTCCAACTAAAAATTCTCCCAAGACCACATTGATGcaagatgaaattatttttgcatCAAAAAAATTTGGAACTCAAGCCACAAAAACAGAAATAGCACAGAAAGAGAGATATACACCTGAAGCTTCTCCATCTTCTAGTACTCTTGACATCCCTGAGTCAGTGAAAAAGGTTACTGGCCCAACCAAATCAGCAAACAGGGGATCTGCCGTAAAGTCGGGGAGGAAAGGTAGGCTTCGTGTTGTACCTTCTTCAGGTTCAGTTAATGGCAGTAGAGTAAGCAAGCTAACAAGAAGTACCACACGAACAGCTAAACCAATCCTCAGGAATAAgagttatattaaaaagaaaacaaaacaggATTCAACTTCAGTTGCTAGCAGTTCTAATACATACAATGAAGTTAAAAGGGACTTGGACCCTAGTATGACTCAACTGGTTTGCCAGAGATGCCAATGTGCTCTGAAGAATGCAAGTGATCAAGCCAATCAAGATTCCTCTGTGTCCTATGGGGCTGGTAATACTGCTGAAGTCAGGTCTACTAATGAAGATACATTTACATGTGAAGTGGACTTTACTGTGGATAACTGTAAAGGGAGCAATGCCGTTGTTGTGAAAGCAACAAAGATCacaaaatcaagagaaaagGGAGAATGTTCCCAGAGTTCTAAAAGTAGCCTTGGTGAATATAGTAGTAGTACAAGCAACAGCGATGACAGCAATTTAAGCAGTTCTAGTTGTGGTAGCCGGCCTCACATGTCAAAAGATGTAAGGTGGGAAGCTATCCGGCATGTTAGGGTGCAGAATGGAGCCTTAGGGTTGAGACATTTTAGTCTCTTACAGAAGCTGGGTTGTGGAGACATAGGGACTGTTTATCTGGCTGAGCTAATTGGAACAAATTGCCTATTTGCTTTAAAGGTTATGGACAATGACTTTTTggcaagaagaaagaagatgCCCAGGGTCCAAACTGAAAGAGAAATATTGAGAATGCTAGATCATCCTTTTCTCCCTACACTATATGCCCAGTTTACATCGGATAGTTTATCATGTCTTGTGATGGAATATTGCCCTGGCGGAGACCTGCATGTCCTTCGGCAAAAGCAGCTTGGCAGAAATTTCCCTGAACCAGCAGCAAG GTTCTATGTTGCAGAAGTCCTCCTTGCTTTGGAGTACTTGCACATGCTTGGAGTTATTTACCGGGATTTGAAACCGGAGAACATTCTGGTTAGAGAAGATGGCCATATTATGCTGACAGATTTTGATCTGTCACTTAGATGTTCTGTTAATCCAACTCTTCTGAAATCCTCGTCATCCAATAAGGATCCTGCAAGAGTGTCTGGTCCATGTTCTGAATCTAACTGTATTCAGCCTTTCTGCATAGAACCCACCTGTCAAGTTCCATGTTTCAGTCCTAGATTTTTACCTGCTACTGCAAAAACAAGGAAGTCAAAGAATGACCCAGCAGCCCAGATGCGATCACTGCTGCAACTTGTGGCTGAGCCAACTGATGCACGATCAAATTCATTTGTTGGGACCCATGAATACTTGGCTCCTGAGATCATTAAAGGAGAGGGTCATGGAGCTGCAGTTGATTGGTGGACATATGGTATCTTACTCTATGAACTTCTATATGGAAAAACACCCTTTAAAGGCTCTGGAAACGAAGAAACAATAGCCAATGTGGTGTTAGAAAGCCTCAAGTTCCCTGATAGTCCTCTCGTTAGTTTTCAGGCAAGAGATCTCATTAGAGGGCTATTGGTAAAGGAGCCGGAGAACCGTTTGGGATCACAGAAAGGGGCAGCTGAGATAAAGCAGCACCCCTTCTTCGAGGGGTTGAATTGGGCACTTATACGTTGCGCGATTCCTCCAGAACTGCCtgagttttatgattttgggGTTCCCCGTTTGGTGTCCGAAAAGACCAAGTATTTGGAGTGTAATGCCACAAGAGGGCACCCTGAGTTCGAGTTATTTTAG